GCAAAAAAAGCACCCAGATCTCCTCCAGGCTTTGTCCCAAAGTCAAATTGGCATGCATTAAAGGCAGGTGCAAAGGACATAAGGCAGCACAGTGGCCGACTGGGCAGCTGAGTGTGAACCCTAGACTTGACGATATATTAACCTTGGTGACAGTCAGCAATTCAAATTTCTTCAAACATAGTTTTCTTCTTAATCAGTGAGATGATGatagtacagaaaaaaatacatgtaaaacagagcacagaaccccacaccaTCAAGTTCCCCTCATTAGAGGGGATATCAGGTAAGTACGGCTTCCAGCCAGGGCTGTGCCTTCTCAGCACAAGAATCTCTTAGAAATGTTAGCATTAGTTCAGACTGTTTGCAAGGAAAACAAACCCAGTGTAAACTAGCAGATGTTGAACACTGATGAGGAACTTACAATGTGCAAGATGAATCATCTGGCCCCAGAGGACTCAAACACATAAAGCATGGTTCATGCTCAGGGAGTTCCAAGTCCAAAAATGTGGGTGAGGCAGGCTCTTATCTTATCAGGACACACCCTACATGTTAAGTTATGGGACCCAAGGGGAATATACTCATAGGACCCAAGGGGAATATACTCATATCTTGAGGCTCAGTCCTTTCAGGATGAAGTTGGACAATGGGTTAGTGTCCTTTGGGATATACTAGGAGTTCCACTATCTACGCAATGGGTGTATCTTGCATCCATAGCTCACTCCCCAAGAGAGAGGATCCAATGGGGTTATCACCCCCCAATATTAAACCCAGTATGGAAATTCCTATAAAAACCATGCAAAGGCTATTGACTCTCCACTCATCTGGCCTATTGCCTTTGGGTCAAGACGCCCAATGCTCCAGTCCATGGTGTGAGTCGGAactttttgcagaaaaaaaaaacccaaagcttaAGGCCGTTTATTATGACCCTTGGTCATTTCAACTCCCAGGagccctctccccatctccctatTTAGCAGCATTCAGAGTCTGCTTTAGACAATTATCCCTTTCTCGACGCACTCTGGCCCCAAAGTGGGCACGTGACCCAAGACAGCAGTCAGACAGTCACACCTTAGAATCTGAATCTTTAGAGAGAACATTTTGGAACTGCCCAAATCCTGGCTTTTTGTAGTCTGGCTGAATTCTCCCTCAGAAGTTCCCCTAGATTAATTTTCTACGTAAGTGAGTCAAAATTGGTTCTGTTTCCTAAAGGCCTGTGTGAAAGGAACTGTTTTTTTTGCTCAGCCAATAGCTGTGCGCACTTCAGTACTTCTTTGGGCGGGAAAGATCCTAGTGAGGAAAGAGGTACACGTAGTATTTTGTCTTGGACAAGGGAATTAAAGACGCTGTAGGAAAAACACGGAGCCAGTAAGTAACCCAGACCACCAAGGCAATGCTAGGTTTTGTTGAGGAAGGTCCTAGTCGTCTCTGTTTAAGTAAGGGCATCAACACGAGACAGCTGACACTGGTCACGCTCTTCTCTTTCAGTTGCTACCACTGGGTGTCCCGCATGTTGTTTTCCTTCCGGGCCAATAACCACGCTCGTGCAtttgattaaattttatttttggaagggcATTCCTCCCGGTTTGTTGAGATTACATAATCAAGgggtcttaaaaaaatgttaatcatgAAAGCCTAGCATCATCTGCAAAAATCAGGCTATGCTGCTAAGTACAATCAAGATTATAAGAACACAAATGTCCTTAAGTCTACCGGACCttaagaattattcaccatcacccactagaaaaaggcaaaatgttgCCCTCCTGAAAAGGTGGATCACTTTTCAGGAAACCAGAAGAGTTTCCCAAAGCCTTAACAATTGTGATTATGTTAATAACCCTTACACATGCATTTTACGCAATCTGTGCTAAGTCAGCTAGGAGTCAACAGGCCGGAAGTTGGCAGGCAAATCACACccttgctgttgctgctgttcGTGAGGACACTTGGAGGTCCCCACCTGCAACTCAGAGGCTCTTCCCATTGTGTTCATACAGTATAAGTACACGTATGAAGAGACTTGCTACCAGTACTATGCAAAACAAGCACACAATACCGCAAGTCATTTTTAACACAGGATGTCCAAATGTTCAGACTTTTAACTATGTGTGACACAGCCAAGATATCCCACCATTCCAATAAAAAAGTGGGAGGGGTAGTTTTAACATATCATTAATATGTCCTATTAAGTTTTTCTAGGGAAGACAGAGTAGCCCATATACAATCTAGGGACAGAGGAAAACTCAGATCTCGGAAGACCTGGGGTTTCCGTGCCCCGCCATGTGGAGGGCTTACCTTCTTCCTTGCCAGACACCTGCTAGTTGCGAAGACCAAGGTCATTCCAATTGCTCTGCATTAGGAATTTCACTGCCTCTGACAGCCCACACGTGGAAGGTTCTTTGTGCCTGCGTGACAGCACAGGGCCCGTAAAGGGAGAGGATGAAAGCATTCCCCGAGAGACTGCTGAAAAGAACCCCCTGCCCCGGTCTGCCCCCAAAAGCACTCATGATACTCTTTAACTACATTCaaggaagagacaggaaagaaggGAGACATGCAGAGTCTAATGTACTCCAGCGGCCACCGCAAAGCTGGTCTTGCAACAAGCACGTGACCTAGCTCAAATCACCCGCGCCTccctcttcagtttcttccctCCGACGGGTCTTTGCTGCCAACACGCCCGGTCTTCAAAGGCGCTGAGTCTCTCTTTTTACCAAGTGGCTCAAGCTAGTTTTAATCCTTCCCAATAGGATCCAGGTGAAAATAGCCTTGGGAATGCAGCAGCAGAGGAAACAAGGAatatacagaaacagaaagtttAGGAGAAGGGCCTCCCAGTGTTGAGTTAGAGACAAAGGTTCCAGGCTGCTGCCAGCAGCGGGGTCACCAGCAGAGCCATCTTCCCGGAGACAGTGGTGCCAAAGCTCCTGTTACACAGGTCCTGCTGGCAGCAGCGGTACTGGAGCTTCTGAAGCCCCAAGGAAGCTGAGATGCGCTCGAAACTGCAGTCCGCCAACTTCCAGCACTGGTAGTAATAGGATTTGGGCTCTgtgggggagacacacacacacaagggtgAGCAAGTGGGCAATGTTCTGTGCCTGCCTTCGAACTCCTGATCCTACTTCTTAGAACCTAGCTCCGAAGGGAAGTAGAGACATCCGGGCAAGAATACGTATCCTAGTCGGGCTATAAAGGGGAACGACTGAGCGACTGATGATGCGGCTCGAAAAGGAACTTTTCCCTAAAACCAAAGTCTCGTGAGAACCCGCACAGCTGTGTGTGGTGGGAGCCCACAGGGGATCGTGCTGAGgtttgctaagattttttttttcaattttttttcaatgttttttatttattttggggacagagagagacagagcatgaacaggggaggggcagagagagagggagacacagaatcagaaacaggctccaggctctgagccatcagcccagagtccgacgcggggctcgaactcacggaccgcgagatggtgacctggctgaagtcggatgcttaaccgactgcgccacccaggcgccccaaggggttTGCTAAGATTTTTAAACACATACTCCCATTGATCCAACAACCTTACTTCTAGAATTTGCTCTATGAAGTTCCTTGTGAAAAAGATTAGGAGAGATCCTGAAGAATGGTTACTGcagggggcgcctgcgtggctcagtgggttaagcatccgacgactccagctcaggtcatgatctcacggtttgtgggttcgagccccgcgtcgggctctgtgctgacagctcagagcctggagcctgtttcagattctgtgtctccctctctctctgccccttccctgctcgtactttgtctctctcaaaaataaataaacatttaaaaaaatccctaagAAGTGGAAACCCACATGTCCATTAATtggtgaatagataaacaaaatgtggtctatccatacactggaatattattcagccataaaaatgaatggaagTATTGATAACGTGTGATAACACGGGTGAACCTTAAACACATTATGTttggtgaaagaagccagtcacaaaggccACAAATACTGTAGAATtccgtttatatgaaatgtccagaacaggcaaatccatggGGACAGCAGGTAGATTAGTAACTTCTGGGTTATGTGGCAGGGAAGGAATGGGAAGTGACTACTTAATGGGTAAGGATTTTCTTTTCGGGATAAAAATATTCTGGAGTTAGTGATGACAGACGTGCAAccttgtgaatacactaaaagtcactgcattgtattattttaaattgtatgtgaattatatctcaatggaATGGATGCAGGACAGTATGTAGAATGAGAGCCATCTGTGTAAATAAAGTGTATGTGTGGAGGtaaatgcattaatttttttctggaaaaatccCCAAGGAATTTAACAGTGTTACCTTCCCAGAAGACTATCCTTCATTTATATATCGCTTATGGaccgagattttttttttttttaagtcattggataactttttaaaatattttaaacttcatttaaaaatcattagacTATTCAGTAATATAGGAAGAGTTTCCAAGAAAACATGCCACTATGGTCCCAATCTTTGcacacatagaaaaataaaagccaaaagcaTATATGCCAACTATCccatggttttttttaatattcagaaaaatgaagggaaaaacaaTGTGTTAGTTGAGAGGAATTATGGTAGATTTTCCTCTCTGAAATAACTGTCTATGTGCTAAGACTGTGTGCTACAAACTGGGGATATACAGACATAGGAGGTATGGGCCTTGCCCTGGAATCCCTTTCTTATCTTCTGtgctgggaaaaaagaaaaaaaaaaatgcagataccTATTTCCTTATTAAAGGCTTGTAACTAAATTTCATTCATGGCTGGGaacaaaactacatttttaaaaaagttttatttattttgagagagaaagagagaacaggggcacagaagcaggggagggtcagggagagagggagagagagaatcccatgcaggctccgaaccatcagcacagagcccaacttggggcttgatctcacgaccttgagatcatgacctgagccgaaatcaagagtcggacatttaactgactcagccacccagacgccctcaAAACTACATTCATAATTGCAAATGTAACTGTCCCACCTCCCCCTCAGAGGGAATGTGTGTTTGGActgaattttaatgaagtttgGTCAAGTGGCAGAGGCCAGAGTGTTCTAGTGACTTTACTTTCTTGGTCATCGGTATTTAAGAAGATGCCTCCAATAGAGGATGCTGTAGAATAGGGCAAGTTACTGCTTTCCATAATACTAACCAGGCAGTGGAACTGGAAAAACATTAAAGCTACCAGAATTTTAATTAGGGGAACCTAACAGCCTGGAGAGAGCAGATAGCAATTTATTAATAATTGCTAGCAATTAATCATTTACTATGTGTCCTGCAGTGAGCCAAGCATCTGCTTcaatgatctttttaattttttttttaatgtttatttttgaaggaaagagagacagagcatgagcgggggaggggcagggagagagagggagacagaatctgaagcaggctccaggctcagagcctttcagcagggagcctgacaccaggctcaaactcatgaactgtgagatcacgaccagagctgaggtcggatgcttaaccaactgaaccacccaggtgcccctctacttcAATGATCTTATTTGCATAACAACCTCTGATGTGGTGAGCTCACCAAAGCCTCCGTCAGAACCACCCAAATAATTCGGATTATATCAGAGTCACTGGAATGTTAGAGGTTCTCTCTCTGCTTGACGCATCATCCCGGCTCTCTTTGAAGATTTAGTTTGCATCTAACGTCACCAAGCAACAGTCCCTAATTGTCCTCGGCACCTCTAAGTGTGCCCCTTGTTCAGAAGGTCATAAGGGCAATGATGGCTTGGCGCAGTCACGAGGCTTCTGCCAGAGTCTAAGCACGTGGTTTGTAATGCTGGGACGTGGCCAGGATGCCAGGAAGTATCAGCTGAATTCACACTCAACGCCTACTTCTCTTCTAGACTCACTCTGTACAGCACCATCATGTGCGTTTTCTCTTCAAACTGCCCCCCTGACCCCAGAAGAGAAGTATGCCCACTTTCTAGTTAGGGAAAATGTGGCTAGAGTAGTTGAATATCTCTCCAATGAGTACCTGACCTTTGACTCATGTTTTTGACAGTGtgccctgcctctcccaggaGACGTCAATCCGAGCTGCAGGGGGATTTAGGTGCTCTGTTAGTATCTGTCTTACTGCAAGGTCAAAACAGCTCTAGTTCAAGAACTGCTATTACATGTCTGGCCGAATTTGGGGACTTCTGtacataagaagaaaaatatttaagattcatgttatccctttttaaaaaatagattttattctttagaggacctttagattcacagcaaaattgagcagatgTAGAGTTCTCAGCCCCCTGACACCTCTGTGCCCACCCTAAAGAACCTCCCCTTTATCAGCatctcccccaccgccccccccccccagtggtaCACTTGTTACAACTGAGGAACCCACATGGATTTATCATTACCATCCAAAATCCATCATTTACGTTCGGTTCGCTCTGGGTGTTGCATGCAGTTTGACATACACGTGGCACATGTCCACCAATATAGTATCACACAGAGTAGTTTTGTTGCCCTAAAATCCTGTGCTCCACcttttcatccctccctccttcctgctaacccctggcaaccaatGACCTCTTTATGGtctccttttgccttttccaaaatgtcctaCCATGGAATGATACATTACGTAGCCTTTTCGTATTGGCTTGTTTCCCTCAGTAATAGgcatttaattttccttcatgtcttttcatggcttgatagctcatttctttttagtccattgtctggatgtactacaATGCAcagttcatttactcattcacttactgaagggCATCTGGTTGTTTCCAAATCTTGGCAaccatgaataaagctgctagaaacatctgtgtgcaggtttttgtgtggacagaaGTTTTCAACCCCTTTGGGTATATATTCAGTGAGTGCTGAATCACACAGTGAGAGCATATTTAGCttatttaagaaactgccaagccgcaattttgcattcccacgagCAGCGAATGACAGTTCCTTTTGCTCTGAacccttgtcagcatttggtgttgtcagcattttggattttggccaCTATTAATAGGTGGGTCTTGTTATTTATATGAACCactttttcttccccaaagtttatttttatttattttgagagagagacagacagagagagcaagagggggaggggcagagagaggaggagacagaatcccaagcaggctccatgctgtcagagcagagccagatgtggggctcaaactcacaaacagtgagatcatgacctaagctgaagtcaagagtcggatgtttaactcactgaaccacccaggcgcccctacacaaaCCACTTTTAAAAGTGGAACAATTCATTATAAGATAGATAAGTTTTGGATGTCTCACGCATAGCATGGTGAGAATAGTTACTAATATTGTATTGTatgcttgaaatttgctaagaggatagatcttagtgttctcatcacacacaaaaaaggcaaCTGTGTGAGGTGCTGGATGTGTTACTTAGAtcactgtggtaatcatttcacaatgcatacaaatatcaaatcattacactgTGTACCTCAAGCATACACAATTTTTCTCTATCAATTATTATTCAGTAAAGTtggaaaatttttcaataaaagtttaaCAATCAGAAACA
This genomic stretch from Lynx canadensis isolate LIC74 chromosome D1, mLynCan4.pri.v2, whole genome shotgun sequence harbors:
- the CD59 gene encoding CD59 glycoprotein, coding for MIMMGSQGFILLVLLLILAVLCHSGHSLTCYSCVSPVSGNCTKTSVCSSNFDSCLYIEAEPKSYYYQCWKLADCSFERISASLGLQKLQYRCCQQDLCNRSFGTTVSGKMALLVTPLLAAAWNLCL